The following proteins are encoded in a genomic region of Phycisphaerae bacterium:
- a CDS encoding flagellar FlbD family protein: protein MIAVTKLGGQAIVLNAELIKYLESTPDTMITLITGERIIVKESLQEVVRRAIEYGRSVRVFAA from the coding sequence ATGATCGCGGTTACGAAGCTTGGTGGTCAGGCCATCGTCTTGAATGCGGAGTTGATCAAGTACCTGGAGTCGACTCCGGACACAATGATTACCCTGATCACGGGGGAACGGATCATCGTGAAAGAGTCGCTTCAGGAGGTGGTTCGGCGCGCGATTGAGTACGGAAGGAGCGTCCGAGTCTTCGCCGCTTGA
- the fliN gene encoding flagellar motor switch protein FliN translates to MMEAAIAEERAAARMNASSSSSGAGSAAVTAGAMALDLPDFGGGLSETDEKGISLIGDVRLDVKIELGRADMYIEDVLKLGEGAVVELDKLAGDPVDVLVNDRLVARGEVLVLNDNFCVRISEILPGAGEALEAAS, encoded by the coding sequence ATGATGGAAGCGGCGATCGCGGAGGAGCGTGCCGCAGCCCGGATGAATGCGTCGTCGTCTTCATCCGGTGCGGGATCGGCGGCGGTGACCGCCGGCGCAATGGCACTCGATCTTCCGGACTTTGGCGGCGGCTTGAGCGAAACCGACGAGAAAGGCATTTCGCTGATCGGCGATGTTCGCCTCGACGTGAAGATCGAACTGGGCCGGGCAGACATGTATATCGAGGACGTGCTGAAGCTCGGTGAGGGCGCTGTCGTCGAGCTGGACAAGCTCGCGGGCGATCCGGTTGACGTGCTTGTGAACGATCGACTGGTCGCTCGGGGCGAGGTACTCGTGCTGAATGACAATTTCTGTGTTCGAATCAGCGAGATCCTGCCGGGCGCCGGCGAAGCCCTTGAAGCGGCCTCATGA
- a CDS encoding flagellar biosynthetic protein FliO: MGRFGRITLCHEFDIRRFLIAFAILAAVCLPARADAPPVSGERAPGVIERNSERAYGSQGGLSGGAGLISYFGPLCVVLVVVGGLAWVAKRWMPQSLRNTGSGVLRIIARQSLSAKQSFCVVRFGRRVVLVGVTPERFTALSEVVDLQESSAIIAAAESGNPQSFSAIFTRASDEDANSVSGAEATGFGDGTESATMEADSIVRSGELARSRAKVKQLLERVRSLSNGITASAEPAQHSASR, encoded by the coding sequence ATGGGCCGGTTCGGACGGATAACCTTGTGCCATGAATTTGACATCCGACGCTTCCTGATTGCCTTCGCAATCCTTGCAGCTGTCTGCCTGCCGGCGAGGGCCGACGCGCCGCCCGTGTCCGGCGAGCGTGCGCCGGGGGTGATTGAGCGGAATAGCGAGCGCGCTTACGGCTCTCAGGGCGGATTGAGCGGCGGTGCCGGCCTGATCAGCTACTTCGGGCCGCTGTGCGTTGTGTTGGTTGTCGTCGGCGGTCTTGCGTGGGTGGCGAAGCGCTGGATGCCGCAGTCGCTGCGTAACACGGGTTCGGGTGTACTGCGAATCATCGCGAGGCAATCGCTTTCCGCGAAGCAGAGTTTCTGCGTCGTGCGGTTTGGGCGGCGCGTCGTTCTTGTGGGCGTGACGCCGGAACGCTTCACGGCGTTGAGCGAAGTGGTCGATTTGCAGGAGTCGTCCGCGATCATCGCGGCTGCGGAGAGCGGCAACCCTCAATCATTCTCGGCGATCTTCACGCGGGCTTCGGATGAGGATGCGAACTCCGTTTCGGGGGCCGAAGCGACGGGTTTCGGAGATGGCACCGAATCGGCAACGATGGAGGCCGATTCCATCGTTCGGTCCGGTGAACTGGCACGGTCGCGGGCGAAAGTGAAACAACTGCTCGAGCGCGTTCGCAGTCTGTCAAACGGAATCACGGCGTCGGCGGAGCCGGCGCAGCACTCGGCGTCGCGGTAG